One segment of Theobroma cacao cultivar B97-61/B2 chromosome 9, Criollo_cocoa_genome_V2, whole genome shotgun sequence DNA contains the following:
- the LOC18589820 gene encoding pentatricopeptide repeat-containing protein At1g71420 — protein sequence MSCPSTRACFISFRSLSSSNLLPASNAPNNLLNKVRLLASRGQLQEALSLFYNTPPELHSRQTYASLFHECAHHGYLQQGLHLHHFMLAYFPNNTSDLFVANHLINMYSKCGYLSYAQQLFDAMRERNVVSWTALVSGYAQRGRGLECFRLFLGMLVECRPNEFAVTSVLSSCDCFRGKQVHALASKMGLDASVYVANALITMYSKSYKIEEAWTLFKSMHYWSLVSWNSMIAGFQLAKLGMQGIGVFAKMHDVGIGFDRATLLSVFSSLCGSSGIDVDLGLKFCFQLFCLSVKTGFISEVEVATAFMKAYSDLGGDVSEFYQLFLETTCGQDIVFWTSMITTFAEHDPVEAFFLYRRLLREDLTPDWYTFSIVLKASAGFVTEHQASAIHSQVIKAGFEDETVLKNALIHAYARCGSVALSKQVFEEMGCRDLVSWNSMLKAYGLHGKAKEALQLFPQMDVKPDTATFVALLSACSHSGLVEEGIRIFDSMFKNHGIIPQLDHYACMVDILGRAGRIIEAEELISRMPMEPDSVVWSALLGSCRKHGETRLAKIAAAKLKKMEPKNSLGYVQMSNIYSSGGSFNEAGTIRKEMNGSGVKKEPGLSWIEVGNQVHEFASGGRHHPQREAICTRLEGLIGRLKEIGYVPEISLALQDIEEEHKQEQLFHHSEKMALVFAIMNEGNLHCRGSVIRIMKNIRICVDCHNFMKLASDLLQKEIIVRDSNRFHHFKNKVCSCNDYW from the coding sequence ATGTCATGCCCAAGTACGCGCGCGTGTTTTATCTCATTCCGAAGCTTGAGCTCTTCCAATCTTCTCCCAGCAAGCAACGCACCCAACAATCTTCTCAACAAGGTGCGCTTGCTGGCATCACGCGGCCAACTCCAGGAAGCTCTCTCACTCTTCTACAATACACCACCAGAACTTCACTCCCGACAAACATATGCCAGTCTCTTCCACGAATGCGCTCACCATGGATATCTTCAACAAGGCCttcatttgcatcatttcATGCTTGCCTATTTTCCCAACAACACGTCCGACCTCTTTGTCGCTAACCATCTCATCAACATGTACTCAAAATGTGGCTACTTATCTTATGCTCAGCAACTATTTGATGCAATGCGTGAAAGGAATGTTGTTTCTTGGACAGCGCTCGTTTCAGGGTATGCGCAACGCGGTAGGGGTCTGGAGTGTTTCCGTCTCTTTTTGGGCATGTTGGTTGAGTGTCGGCCAAATGAATTTGCGGTTACAAGCGTGCTTAGTTCGTGTGATTGCTTTCGTGGTAAGCAAGTGCATGCACTCGCGTCAAAGATGGGATTGGACGCTTCTGTTTACGTAGCAAATGCTCTTATTACCATGTATAGCAAGAGTTATAAGATAGAGGAGGCCTGGACATTGTTTAAGAGTATGCACTATTGGAGTCTAGTTTCTTGGAATTCAATGATCGCTGGGTTTCAGTTAGCAAAGCTCGGGATGCAAGGTATTGGTGTTTTTGCCAAAATGCATGACGTGGGCATTGGCTTTGATCGTGCCACACTGCTCAGTGTCTTTTCTTCGTTATGTGGAAGCAGTGGCATTGATGTAGATTTGGGTCTTaagttttgttttcaattgTTCTGTCTCAGTGTTAAGACTGGGTTTATTTCTGAAGTTGAAGTGGCAACTGCATTTATGAAAGCTTATTCAGATCTTGGAGGAGATGTTTCTGAATTTTATCAACTCTTCTTGGAGACAACTTGCGGTCAAGATATCGTTTTCTGGACTAGCATGATCACAACATTTGCAGAACATGACCCAGTTGAAGCTTTCTTCCTCTACCGACGATTGCTTCGGGAGGACTTGACTCCTGACTGGTATACTTTTTCAATTGTACTAAAAGCTTCTGCAGGCTTTGTAACTGAGCACCAAGCGTCGGCCATTCATTCACAAGTGATTAAAGCTGGCTTTGAGGATGAAACGGTGCTAAAAAATGCCCTGATCCATGCCTATGCAAGATGTGGCTCCGTTGCTTTGTCTAAGCAAGTTTTTGAAGAAATGGGATGTCGTGATTTGGTGTCTTGGAACTCTATGCTTAAGGCCTATGGTTTGCATGGAAAAGCTAAGGAAGCGCTGCAACTCTTTCCACAAATGGACGTTAAACCTGATACTGCTACCTTTGTTGCTCTTCTTTCGGCTTGCAGTCATTCTGGACTGGTGGAAGAAGGGATCAGAATCTTCGACTCCATGTTCAAGAATCATGGCATTATTCCTCAATTAGATCACTACGCTTGCATGGTAGACATCCTTGGACGAGCAGGGCGAATCATTGAGGCTGAGGAGCTTATAAGTAGAATGCCTATGGAGCCTGATTCTGTGGTTTGGAGTGCACTACTTGGGTCATGTAGGAAGCATGGTGAAACCCGGTTGGCTAAAATTGCTGCAGCTAAACTGAAGAAGATGGAGCCTAAAAATTCATTAGGTTACGTACAAATgtcaaatatatatagttcAGGTGGCAGTTTCAATGAAGCAGGAAcgattagaaaagaaatgaatgggTCAGGAGTTAAAAAGGAACCTGGTCTAAGCTGGATTGAGGTTGGAAACCAGGTGCATGAGTTTGCCTCTGGAGGCAGACATCATCCTCAAAGAGAGGCTATATGCACCAGGCTTGAGGGATTGATTGGGCGGTTAAAGGAGATTGGTTATGTACCAGAAATAAGCTTGGCCTTGCAGGACATAGAGGAGGAGCACAAACAGGAGCAATTATTCCACCACAGTGAGAAGATGGCATTGGTATTTGCCATAATGAATGAAGGGAATTTGCATTGCCGTGGGAGTGTGATAAGGATTATGAAGAACATCCGAATTTGTGTTGACTGCCATAACTTCATGAAGTTAGCGTCAGATCTTCTTCAAAAAGAGATTATTGTCAGGGATTCAAATCGTTTCcaccattttaaaaataaggtCTGCTCTTGTAATGATTATTGGTGA